The sequence gatatgtaaatgacaacGCGATGTACGGTGTTTATAAATTACACAGAGTGCGTTGCATACAAAACTATAATATTATCCATCGAAATAAACTCCCTGGGGGGCAGCAAGACTTATGCAGTATTCTAGTACAGTCACCAGGGCTAGGGTTATGTGTAATTTATCAAGTTTGGAATCCTGTTAGTTACGACTTCTCTGAAATAGTATTTAATGTGATAGATTCTTGCACTGATCATTACTGAAGTGTGTTTCTTCTGGGGACTTTCGTGTAATAATACTTtatgaagaaaatatattgttcaCTGAAAAGGATAGCTTGAAAGATCCGGACGTTCATTCCCCTTTAATATATAATGCGCTCACTCACATCATGGTAGCGAGTGTTATCACATAAAAGCGGACCAACGGCTGGACTACATGCAGGAGTGTATTGCGATACAAAACTCTTAATGTTCCATCAACAGAGAGAGCTTTTAAGGTTTCAGAAATCAGCATTCCGCTCAGTAGATGATAGTTGACGACGTACTTTCTTCGTTAGATATAGTTTACGTATTTTTTCTATCTAAATTACAATAGTTGGGAAGTGTGATTATGATGTTATTCGTAACTGCAATTGTAAAAATTCCCAATTCACATCTCATTCTTCCAATTTTATGACATACGTCATCTTTAAATGTAATTTAGTTGTGGAATATAAAAACAATAACCAACGACATACATTCAAAAGATGCCAACGCGTGCATTCAGCGGAAGAAATTTCAAGTCTAACTCTTTATTGGAACGAGACATTGTCGCATCAGACATCAGACTCATGCTTCCTACTGCCCAGTCTCTGGCGCCCCCTATCGGTAAGACAAAAGAAACAGGTGACCCATATCTTATCCGAGTGGTAATGCTAAATTGATAAACCTCACATTGCACATAACCTTGAAATCCTTGACAGTGTATGGTAAAATGGTTAGAGGTATTTAAGTATTCATTAGAATGGACGAGATCTTTAATGCACGGACCATTGAACTTCGATAGTCCATACATCACTAACTGAGTTATCTAcgtaattatacatgtaaattacttgATAGTGCAGTCATtttgaccatggatgtattagagacagacagacagacagacagacagacagacagacagacagacaggcaggcaggcaggcagacaagcagacagacagacagacagacaggcagacagacagacagacagacagacaaacgttATGTTaaagatacatatatatatatatatatatatatatatatatatatatatatatatatatatatatatattcatatttataatagATGTATGCTAGACTATGTGCGTGTGTATTTGTCTCTGTGTGGCATTGTTCGTATGGAATAGAACCATGCGTCACTGATACGCTATGTATCTGTGAGATGTCGAGAACTTCATTGAATTGTAATCAATAGATAACCAAAAGGTCATCCAGAGGTCACGACTTGAATACTGAAAACCGAAATCTCACTATCATACTTAGACAACACGCAAATCATGTGATGTGTAGTAGCTTTGATAAACTTTATTACAGAAAATCAGACATCCAGATACGCTAtttctttaaatcatttttttgtCTATACCAAAATATACCTTATTTTAGTTAAACCATTTGAAATTGATACtataaaaataaatggaaatgaatatgtacaaatcgtacattaattttgacatttctatGGTATGTATATACAGATAGCTACTGGTTTTAGTATTGTAAACCTACCGAGACTATAGTACTAATTTTCCGTATTTTTAAGCGATATGTGATGATTTGTACTACATTAGAACATTTCTAAAATATAACCAAGGTGACTTCTTAAAGTAAAGATCTGAATAACTTGATCACTTCGCTGTCATCATCTTGACGAATTCTGTAAAATATTgaagacataaataaatacattagtATTACGATTCTAaagtttcagataaacatgtacattaaaacTTACTGAAGTGTCGAAAACTATCTTTGTTGGATTCACCtaaatatatgtctgtctgtctgtctgcctgtctaatagtatgtctctgtctctgtctctgtctgtgtatgtctctctgtctgtctctgtctccccctctctccgtctctgtctcacacacacactctctctctctctctctctctctctctctctctctctctctctctctctctctctctctctctctctctctctctctctctctctcccctaaAGAAGTTGACGACAACTATAAGAGATCAACTCTGACAAAAACGCGTGATAGTTTTCATTAATAGTTGATCACGTGTCTGCGTTGATTATTTAGTCCAGTAAGAGTAGTCAGTATATACATGTCGGAAAAATATCCCAACAATAGTTACTTTACCTTCATAATTTACATGTCCATCGCCATCAATGTCAGCTTCTCTGATCATTTCATCAACTTCCTCGTCTGTTAATTTTTCACCAAGATTTGTCATCACGTGACGTAATTCAGCAGCACTGATCAAGCCGTTGCCATCTCTGTCAAAAACTCTGAATGCTTCACGAATTTCAtcctcactgtctgtctctttcaTTTTCTTGGCCATCATTTGTAAGAACTCTGGGAAATCGATGTTACCATTGCCTGCaagtatattaaaatgaaataagtaGTTTGCAATTGCATCGTGGTTGATATGGGAAACATTTGTCTGGATGAAGTAATGCTGGTAGAGAATTTTTTgcaactgatgatgatgatgatgatgatgatgatgatgatgatgatgatgatgatgatgatgatgatgatgatgatctcTCTTATTTTCCTCGGCCGAACGAAAACTATTAGGGAATACTACAGTTATGCCTGCGCAAGTATAAGGTATTAAAATGTGGGAAGGGCAATACTGAATACGCTCACGTACAAGTGTATGAATTTGTCCTTGTATCACAAAATGGGTGATGTCGATGTCTTAGAACCCGGGTATAAATCCTATATTTCTTTTCGAATATGTTCAACATGGCTTGCGTTTGGTATAGGGGTCGGGAATCCATAATATATCATaaacaaatgatgaaaaataactgtttcttcaaattatatataagaAAGCTGAAAATTACCATCTTCATCAACTTCATTAATCATATCCTGAAGTTCAGCTTCTGTTGGATTCTGACCCAGTGACCTCATAACAGTTCCCAATTCTTTGGTTGTGATGGTACCATCGCCATCTTTGTCGAAGAGGGAGAAGGCTTCCTTGAATTCTGTAATCAAATGAATTATAAGAAACACGTATATAATACAGTGCACACGAACAGATCGTAAGATATACATGAAGCGCCCTCAGATACTGACACCTGTTGATCAGTGCTTACCAGCGCCTTAAGACTGTTTAATGACGTCAACCGATATGAGTCTCTACAGATATGGAATGCTGTACTATAAAAGTGTCTGAATTTTCGGTGAAAGTAGTTCGGAGAATTGCTATGTTTGTATTGTGAACAGTgcagattttttttctgtaggCCTCGATTATACAAATGAATGTGAGCAATGAGTTAACACCGCGTGTAAGAAGTCTTTACTGTTACGAATTCCAATTGATAATAATAGCTTGTGGTGTCACATTAAAACCTTTTTCATGTACCAACATATTTAACTACTGCATGGATATATTGATACACCCATGACCACTGTAACAACATTAGTAACAACCACGGACAGttatataaacaaattataaCGTAAAAATTCCCCTAGATTTGCCCTACAGTTCTGTTGATCCAGACAGTCCAGTTTACTTTTCTGCTAAGTAATGGTCGTTCCGCGAGTAAAACAGCAAAGGAATTTCTAGATTAACCTATTGTATAGTCGGGAGAATGGATATCAAAAGTAATTCATAGACTTTTAGCTTTAATTTTGATACACTAAGCAACCAATACAGTATGCACGCAGGTGAATGACGCCCTGGGATTCTCCCCCATTACGTATGCATACCATCTGTTCAAGTTCAAATTCGGTGGTATACAATCGAAACCATAACCTCCCCTGATCACGAAATGACAATCACATAACAAATGAACTTTTAGATCATTAAACAGACATTTTAAAACCTTCATAATGGCGAACCTACGTGCTTGCACTCAACGATTAAAATTGTTACAGATAGTTTTTGCCGTACTTGTATTATCATTGCTGTCACGATTCACACATTAATCAATATCCGTGCTCGATGCTGCGGTCACAGAGTCATGATATATAGCTCAAACCATCAAAACCACGCTGAAATTTTTCTATTAGTGTATACGATTATGGTACTTGTtctgtttgtaaaaaaaactcTTTCGTAAATTACACTCTGACCGCCAGACAACGTCAATGCGAAATGTATTCATAGTAAACAGTTGATAGTTGTCAATTGTAAACAGTTCTCATTAGCTAGTCAGATAAAAAATGTTGCATTGCGACAAACGATAGCCAATCAAAATGCGCGTTATTGTCCCcgatttgtatttctttttgcACCTGACACAATGGTTATTGCGATGGTTGGACGATTCACAAGAGAATGATCAATCGTCTTTTCATCAAAGAGTTTGTTCTTTCATTGTAGTCTTTGAGAACATCCCTTTGAAAACAAGTACAGCTTTAACTTAAGTGCAACAGGAGTGATCGTCCTGTAAACTTTTCGACAACAGTATCTTTACCCCGGGGGATCTCTACAGAGAATATGGGACGGGTGAACACACACCCATGACCATTTTTACAACAGCGTCTTCATAAAGAGAATGAATTGATCACATTAACATACAACATAGGAGTGACATAGAACCATATACATTCTAATAGTAGTATCTTCACAGACGAAATGAATGGATTCCAACAGATATTGGCTCCCCTGTGACACGAATAAAAATTAAGCCGAAATATGGACTCTAAAACGGATTATAAACATCGGCCGTGGGGGTTAAAGTTCATGTCTTATCAATAGCGTAGACAAGATATATTTTGTAGCCATGTACTA comes from Glandiceps talaboti chromosome 11, keGlaTala1.1, whole genome shotgun sequence and encodes:
- the LOC144442860 gene encoding calmodulin-like, translating into MANEQELTEEQISEFKEAFSLFDKDGDGTITTKELGTVMRSLGQNPTEAELQDMINEVDEDGNGNIDFPEFLQMMAKKMKETDSEDEIREAFRVFDRDGNGLISAAELRHVMTNLGEKLTDEEVDEMIREADIDGDGHVNYEEFVKMMTAK